In a genomic window of Caloenas nicobarica isolate bCalNic1 chromosome 1, bCalNic1.hap1, whole genome shotgun sequence:
- the POSTN gene encoding periostin isoform X2 gives MKILFLFTFSTLFLSAFEQAAASAHYDKILTHSRIRARDQGPNVCALQQVMGTKKKYFSTCRNWYQGAICGKKATVLYECCPGYMKMDGTRGCPAVAPIDHVYGTLGIVGATSTQQYSDISKLREEIEGRGSFTFFAPSNEAWEQLNSEIHRNLVDNVNIELYNALHHHMVNKRMLTKDLKNGMTLVSMYNNQKLLINHYPNGVVTVNCARIIHGNQIATNGVVHVIDRVLTAVGNTIQDFIEVEDELSSLRAAAITSDVLDLLGKPGHYTLFAPTNEAFERLPRGVLERIMGDKVASEALVKFHILNTLQCSEAITGGAVYETLEGNTVEVGCDGDSLTVNGVKMVKRKDIVTSNGVIHLIDQVLIPDSAKQVIELAGAQQTTFTDLVAQLGLASSLRPEGQYTLLAPLNGAFSDDTLRMDQRLLKTILQNHIIKVKVGLNELYNGQELETIGGKLLRVFVYRTAVCIENSCMVRGSKEGRNGFIHIFRQIINPAEKTLHEMLRNDKRFSVFLSLVKAADLDDVLSRPGEWTLFVPTNDAFKGLTDDDKDILIRDKNALRNILLYHLIQGVFIGSGFEPGVTNILKTIQGGKLYLKTVNDTLLVNELKSREPDLMATNGVIHVIDKLLYPADLPVGNDQLLTILKKLIKYIQIKFVRDSTFKEIPLTFYKINIIESNVQPIIRKEDPSVTQLTKLIEGEPEFKIVREGETITKVIHGEPIIKTYTKIIDGRPVEVTEKKVTEERIIQGPEIKYTRITAGGSDNEEKLKKLLEEEVTKVTKFIEGDGHLLEDEEIKRLLQGEAPVRKVQPTRRTQGGTGRRRTRLANS, from the exons ATGAAGATCTTGTTCTTATTCACCTTTTCCACTTTgtttttatctgcttttgaacaagcagctgcttctgctcactATGACAAGATTTTAACTCATAGTCGAATAAGGGCACGCGACCAAGG ACCAAATGTTTGTGCCCTTCAGCAAGTTATgggaacaaaaaagaaatacttcagTACCTGCAGAAATTGGTACCAGGGAGCCATCTGTGGAAAGAAAGC AACTGTCTTATATGAGTGCTGTCCTGGCTATATGAAGATGGATGGTACAAGAGGATGTCCTGCAG TTGCTCCTATTGATCATGTATATGGTACACTTGGTATTGTGGGAGCTACCTCCACACAGCAGTATTCTGACATATCAAAGCTGAGAGAAGAGATTGAGGGACGAGGATCATTCACTTTCTTTGCACCAAGCAATGAAGCCTGGGAGCAACTAAATTCA gaaattCATAGGAATTTGGTTGACAATGTAAATATTGAACTATATAATGCTCTCCACCACCACATGGTAAACAAACGCATGTTGACAAAAGATCTCAAGAATGGCATGACTCTGGTGTCCATGTACAATAACCAGAAATTGCTTATTAACCATTATCCTAATGGG GTTGTTACTGTTAACTGCGCCAGGATCATCCATGGCAACCAGATTGCTACCAATGGTGTTGTTCATGTCATTGACCGTGTCCTGACCGCTGTTGGAAATACCATTCAAGATTTCATTGAAGTTGAGGATGAGCTTTCATCTCTTAGA gcTGCTGCCATCACATCAGATGTCTTGGATCTTCTTGGAAAGCCTGGTCATTACACACTCTTTGCTCCTACTAATGAAGCTTTTGAGAGACTTCCAAGGGGAGTCTTAGAAAGGATCATGGGTGACAAGGTGGCTTCTGAGG CTCTTGTGaagtttcatattttaaatactctCCAGTGCTCTGAAGCCATCACAGGTGGAGCTGTTTATGAAACCTTGGAAGGAAACACAGTTGAAGTTGGTTGTGATGGTGACAGTCTGACTGTGAATGGAGTGAAGATGGTGAAACGCAAAGATATTGTGACAAGCAATGGTGTTATCCACCTCATTGATCAAGTGCTAATTCCTGATTCTG CCAAACAAGTCATTGAGCTTGCGGGCGCCCAGCAGACTACTTTCACAGACCTGGTGGCACAGTTAGGACTGGCATCTTCTCTAAGACCAGAAGGCCAATACACTCTCCTGGCACCTCTGAATGGTGCTTTCTCAG ATGACACCTTAAGGATGGATCAACGCCTACTTAAAACAATCCTGCAGAATCACATTATAAAAGTGAAAGTTGGGCTCAATGAACTATACAACGGACAAGAGCTGGAGACAATTGGAGGAAAACTGCTTAGAGTCTTTGTGTATCGCACA GCTGTATGTATTGAAAATTCATGCATGGTCAGAGGAAGTAAAGAAGGAAGGAATGGTTTTATTCACATCTTCAGACAGATCATCAATCCAGCAGAAAAAACATTGCATGAAATGCTAAGAAATGATAAGCGGTTTAG CGTTTTCCTCAGTCTGGTGAAAGCTGCAGATTTAGATGATGTTCTGTCACGGCCTGGAGAATGGACTCTATTTGTTCCAACTAATGATGCCTTTAAAGGTTTGACTGATGACGATAAGGACATATTGATAA gaGACAAAAATGCTCTCAGGAACATCCTCCTTTACCACTTGATACAAGGAGTTTTCATTGGAAGTGGCTTTGAGCCTGGTGTGACAAACATTCTTAAAACTATCCAAGGAGGGAAACTTTACTTGAAAACA GTGAATGATACTCTTCTGGTTAATGAACTGAAATCAAGAGAGCCTGATCTCATGGCAACCAATGGTGTCATTCATGTTATTGATAAGCTTCTGTATCCAGCAG atcTGCCTGTTGGAAATGATCAGTTGCTCACAATCCTGAAGAAGTTGATTAAGTATATTCAAATTAAG TTCGTTCGTGACAGCACCTTCAAAGAGATTCCACTGACGTTTTACA AAATTAACATAATTGAAAGCAACGTCCAGCCCATCATCAGAAAGGAAG ACCCATCTGTCACACAGCTCACTAAATTAATTGAAGGGGAACCTGAATTCAAAATAGTCAGGGAAGGGGAGACAATAACTAAAGTGATTCATGGAG AACCAATTATTAAAACATACACCAAAATCATTGATGGGCGACCTGTGGAAGTGACGGAGAAAAAAGTAACAGAAGAAAGGATTATTCAAG gtcctgaaataaaatataccaGAATTACTGCAGGTGGTTCAGATAATgaagaaaagttaaagaaaCTGCTTGAAGAAG AGGTTACCAAGGTGACCAAATTTATTGAAGGTGATGGTCATTTACTTGAAGATGAAGAAATCAAAAGACTTCTGCAGGGAG